The following coding sequences lie in one Sorghum bicolor cultivar BTx623 chromosome 6, Sorghum_bicolor_NCBIv3, whole genome shotgun sequence genomic window:
- the LOC8070271 gene encoding uncharacterized protein LOC8070271: MAGNLYVPTVVFIIANPACRTSDASLSNGKLERDRVDAGNCYYVGQCNCKGQSERLDFSRQGLSYPICPSNHPKTNQNICSRGSKTPAGRHALATLSGKARGTKAAESKGKGPGRPVSMSKVTVLKVDTSCAKCKRKVLQAVTGLHGVDKVEVDSEKSTMTVTGTVDPVDVIVQARKAGRRASVLTIGPPPKPAEEKKPAAEQDKKKTAADAEKKALETPATVFVHHVPSWPSCPRYQERVVYEQDPPPCSIM; encoded by the exons ATGGCTGGGAATCTGTATGTACCCACCGTTGTCTTCATTATAGCAAATCCTGCCTGCCGGACCTCCGATGCT TCGCTGAGCAACGGCAAGTTAGAAAGAGACCGAGTTGATGCTGGCAATTGTTACTATGTTGGCCAATGCAATTGCAAAGGACAGAGCGAGCGATTAGACTTCTCCAGGCAGGGGTTGAGCTACCCAATTTGTCCCTCCAACCACCCGAAAACCAACCAGAATATCTGCAGCAGGGGGAGCAAGACACCTGCCGGCCGGCACGCACTTGCCACTTTGTCAGGCAAGGCCAGAGGAACTAAAGCGGCGGAAAGCAAAGGGAAGGGTCCCGGCCGGCCGGTGTCCATGTCGAAGGTGACGGTGCTCAAGGTGGACACCTCCTGCGCCAAATGCAAGCGCAAGGTCCTGCAGGCCGTCACCGGCCTCCACG GTGTTGACAAGGTCGAGGTGGACTCGGAGAAGAGCACGATGACGGTGACGGGCACCGTGGACCCGGTGGACGTGATCGTGCAGGCGAGGAAGGCCGGGAGGCGCGCGTCCGTGCTCACCATCGGCCCGCCGCCCAAGCCGGCCGAGGAGAAGAAGCCCGCCGCCGAGCAGGATAAGAAGAAGACGGCGGCGGACGCGGAGAAGAAGGCGCTGGAGACGCCGGCCACGGTGTTCGTCCACCACGTCCCGTCGTGGCCTTCGTGTCCCAGGTACCAGGAGAGAGTGGTGTACGAGCAGGACCCCCCGCCTTGCTCCATCATGTAA